From the Porphyrobacter sp. CACIAM 03H1 genome, the window GCCTGCGCTTCGTGAAGCCAGTCGACCAGCATCCCTTCGTGATTGGTCTGGCGCATCTCGATCTCGAGCCCGAGTTCCCGGGCGCGGTCCTCGAGCATCCCGGCGATGTCGTCGAGCGTGGTGGTGCCATAGATCTCCGGCTCGCGGGTGCCGAGGAGATTGAGGTTGGGGCCGTTGAGGACGTAGACGAGGTTGGTCATGGGGCAGGGATAGCGCCGTGCAGCCGCAGGGGGAAGGGCGCCTCAGGCCTCTTCCCAGGTGGTGTAGTGATGGACCGAGCAATCGGCCACATAGCGTTCCATCCCCGGCGGGATCACGGCGCGGTTCCAGTCCTCGCCGGCGAATGCCGCGAGCGCGGCTTCGTCGCTCCAGCGCGAGATCATCAGGTATTCGTCGGGCGCCCAGCGCGCCGGCTTCAGGATCTCGACTGACAAAGCGCCTTCGGCGCCTCGCACGGCATCGACGGATAACGTGGCGAACTTGCCCGCGAATTCGGCGTGCAGGTCGGCGTGGATGCGAACCCTGAATAGCCTGACGATGGGCATGATGCCGGTCTCTCCCGCGCCGATCCGCGACGGCTTAGGTCACGGCGGCACGGTTGGAAATCCCCTACCGGTCCACACCCTTGACCTTCCCCCACTGGCGCGCCGCAGTGTAGCCGAGATAGCCGGTGCCGAAGAGCGCGTAGAGCGGCTCGGGCAGGCCTGCCAGGTAGGCGTTCATCCCCGCCGCGATCTCGCGAGCGGCGGCGGGGTCGAAGGCGGAGAGCACCCCCATCGGCAGCGAGGCGAGCAGCAGGATGTACATGACATAGAGGAAGCTCGGGCGGGCGCGGCTGGTCCAGGGATCTTTCGAGTTCGCCTCGGCGACAATCGCCAGAAGCTGCGCCTCGATCATCTTCATCTCCTGCGTGCCCTCGAGAGCGATCAGTTCGAGCTTGGCCTTGGCGCGGGCCTCCTTGTCGGGGATGATCTTGTCGATGATCGAGGCGATGGGTCCGACAAGGACGTCGACGAGGGACATGGGCGCGCTCCTTCAAAGGTGAGTCGCGCCAAGAAATGACCAAATAGGTTAGAGTAGGAAAATGATTTAACCTATTCAGCATCCGCCTCGGCGAGCAAACGCTGCGCCAGCACCAGATGGGGGCGGTCGAGCATCGCTCCGTCGAGCGCCACCACGCCTGCGCCGGGATGGTCGGCAAAGGCCTGCACCACC encodes:
- a CDS encoding antibiotic biosynthesis monooxygenase family protein: MPIVRLFRVRIHADLHAEFAGKFATLSVDAVRGAEGALSVEILKPARWAPDEYLMISRWSDEAALAAFAGEDWNRAVIPPGMERYVADCSVHHYTTWEEA
- a CDS encoding holin family protein, producing MSLVDVLVGPIASIIDKIIPDKEARAKAKLELIALEGTQEMKMIEAQLLAIVAEANSKDPWTSRARPSFLYVMYILLLASLPMGVLSAFDPAAAREIAAGMNAYLAGLPEPLYALFGTGYLGYTAARQWGKVKGVDR